In Vanacampus margaritifer isolate UIUO_Vmar chromosome 18, RoL_Vmar_1.0, whole genome shotgun sequence, a genomic segment contains:
- the LOC144038209 gene encoding rho-related GTP-binding protein RhoN-like — protein MEGKGPLRCKIVVVGDTQCGKTALLHVFAKDSYPENYVPTVFENYTASFEIDKQRIELNMWDTSGSAYYDNVRPLAYPDSDAVLICFDISRPETLDSVVKKWQGETQEFCPNAKVVLVGCKLDLRTDVNVMRELSKHRLIPVTHEQGTHLARQMGAVAYAECTSKYSENTVRDVLHVTTLASVTRAPPRPAGPRRGLKRVSQQPSRTDIRERPPAIRKERAKSCVLM, from the exons ATGGAGGGCAAAGGACCACTCCGGTGTAAGATTGTGGTGGTCGGTGACACGCAGTGTGGAAAAACGGCCCTGCTGCACGTTTTCGCCAAAGACTCGTACCCAGAG AATTACGTCCCAACGGTGTTCGAGAACTACACGGCCAGCTTTGAGATCGATAAGCAGCGCATTGAACTCAACATGTGGGACACGTCAG GCTCCGCCTACTACGACAACGTGCGTCCGTTAGCTTATCCCGACTCAGATGCCGTCCTCATCTGCTTCGACATTAGCCGTCCGGAGACGCTGGATAGCGTGGTGAAGAAG TGGCAGGGAGAGACGCAAGAGTTCTGTCCCAACGCCAAAGTGGTGCTGGTGGGCTGCAAGTTGGACTTAAGGACGGACGTCAACGTCATGAGGGAGCTTTCCAAACACAGACTCATTCCAGTCACCCACGAGCAG GGTACTCATCTGGCGAGACAGATGGGCGCCGTGGCCTACGCCGAGTGCACCTCCAAGTATTCGGAGAACACCGTCCGCGACGTGCTCCACGTCACCACCCTGGCGTCGGTGACGCGCGCCCCCCCCCGGCCCGCCGGCCCGCGGCGGGGGCTCAAGCGGGTCTCGCAGCAGCCGTCCCGGACTGACATTCGCGAGCGCCCGCCCGCCATCAGGAAGGAGCGCGCCAAGAGCTGCGTGCTCATGTGA
- the LOC144038206 gene encoding synaptic vesicle membrane protein VAT-1 homolog — protein sequence MSGEDAPSQQPNPPTGAPQPLTCRSLVLTGYGGYDKVKLQVKPFAQPSLKSDEVLVRVKACGLNFAELMGRQGLYEPLPAPPVTLGMEGAGIIEAIGEGVKNLKVGERVIVMSRSGMWQQQVVVNAKRTFPMPESMSFEEGAALPVNYLTAYLMLFHMANLTPGKSVLVHMAAGGVGIAATQLCRTVPDVTVFGTASASKHDIITQVGVTHPIDYRNRDYVEEIHKISPKGVDIVLDPLGGADTQKGFNLLKPLGSLIVFGAANCVTGQKRSLLALMKTWYNQLSINTLKLMQTNKAVCGFHLSYMDDEHLAAGIAALLRLYAEGKIKPRIDSCFHFEEVTDAMRRMHERQNIGKVILLPEPKKQDDKMAAKK from the exons ATGTCTGGCGAAGATGCTCCATCTCAGCAGCCCAACCCTCCGACGGGAGCTCCACAGCCTCTCACGTGCCGGTCCCTGGTACTCACCGGCTACGGGGGGTACGACAAAGTCAAGCTGCAGGTGAAGCCGTTCGCACAGCCGAGTCTGAAGTCCGATGAGGTTCTGGTGCGGGTCAAGGCGTGCGGGCTCAACTTCGCCGAACTGATGGGCAGGCAGGGGCTGTACGAACCGCTGCCTGCCCCGCCAGTCACCCTCGGCATGGAGGGGGCCGGGATCATCGAAGCGATCGGAGAAGGGGTGAAGAACCTCAAG GTTGGCGAGCGCGTGATCGTGATGAGCCGCAGCGGCATGTGGCAGCAGCAGGTGGTGGTGAACGCCAAGCGCACCTTCCCCATGCCCGAGTCCATGAGCTTCGAGGAGGGCGCCGCGTTGCCCGTCAACTACCTGACGGCGTACTTGATGCTCTTCCACATGGCCAACCTCACGCCGGGCAAGAGCGTTCTGGTCCACATGGCGGCGG GTGGCGTGGGCATCGCCGCCACCCAGCTGTGCCGGACGGTGCCCGACGTGACCGTCTTCGGCACGGCGTCCGCCTCCAAGCACGACATCATCACCCAGGTGGGCGTCACCCACCCCATCGACTACCGCAATAGAGACTACGTGGAGGAAATTCACAAAATTAGCCCCAAAG GCGTGGACATTGTTTTGGATCCACTCGGTGGCGCCGACACACAGAAGGGCTTCAACTTGTTGAAACCTTTGGGCTCACTCATTGTTTTTG GTGCCGCCAACTGCGTGACGGGCCAGAAGAGGAGCCTCCTGGCCCTGATGAAGACGTGGTACAACCAGCTGTCGATCAACACGCTGAAGCTGATGCAGACCAACAAGGCGGTGTGCGGCTTCCACCTCAGCTACATGGACGACGAGCACTTAGCCGCGGGCATAGCCGCGCTGCTGCGCCTCTACGCCGAGGGCAAGATCAAGCCTCGCATCGACTCGTGCTTCCACTTTGAGGAG GTCACAGATGCGATGCGACGCATGCACGAGCGTCAAAATATCGGGAAGGTCATCCTTCTCCCTGAGCCCAAAAAGCAGGacgacaagatggcggcaaagaaatga